The following nucleotide sequence is from Salvia miltiorrhiza cultivar Shanhuang (shh) chromosome 7, IMPLAD_Smil_shh, whole genome shotgun sequence.
ACACAATTTTATTAAAGTCGGCAGTATTATATATGCAGGTTAACTTACCTACTCGGGCATGTGATCATTTCGCTAAAGTCGATGTCACAATTAGGTAATGAAGAAAGTAAGCATCGCCAAATTATAAAACTTTTTAAATTTGGTCATTTAGCTTTTAGGAACATTAATTTGACCAATTTTGTCACTTGAACTTCGCTATAATTACAACCTTTTGATCTTCTATCGGAACCAGTACCAGATACCCCCAAATCACCATATACTTTTTTGTAGTTTTCTACTTTTCTTAcgtattatttttctattaataTACTCTTTTCGTACACAAAGAATATACTATattaatagtataaaatattttacataaatgTGAAATATTTTTCGTGGGCAGAGGaagtataaattaataactcTTCGAATTTTGATGAAAAATCACTTTATATTGTATATTATAAGTATaacttaataaattttattttattttattttattatgataGTATTCGATAATTTATTGAAAGaagtattaaaaaataaataaaattataatagaaAATTAGGTTAAAGATCATGTTTTCTTTTACTTAAATGTTTaaaaagtttatatatatatatatacacacacacacacacactacaaaaaaacgcgtaaatAGCGACGGCGGCGCTGCCGCCGGCAACTACtgacggcacggcggcggcagaaacggcgacccgccttttgcctattaccggcgcattaccgacggcaaaacagccgccgctaatttaaatatatattatttattaccgacggcaattgccgtcgctATTTACCGGTGGCATGCgaccgccgctaatcaccaccgccggtgacatccggcgatagcaccaccgTCGTCCGGCCAAAATTATCGACGGCAGTGCCACCGCCACTATTTGccgaaatgccgtcggtaattaattttttttcagctttttttttcatttatcatctaataagttggtcaaagataataatacaaatttttttaaattaaatatatattgaaatacaagtgaaaatttaaatattgattattactaagaattcaagattcttagtaagaaacttataattataacttaagagtgttaatttgattagtgattcactcatcaatcatcactaatctaagattattactaaaaattaaagattcttagtaaaaaaattataattataacttaagaatgttaatttgattagtgattcacttatcaatcatcactaatctaatattattactaagcattcaagattgttagtatgaaacttataattataacttaataatgttaatttgattagtgattcactcatcactcatcactaatgtaagatattacttaagaattcaagattcctagtaagaatcttataattataacttaagaatattaatttgattagtgattcactcatcaatcatcactaatttaatattattactaagcattaggggtggtaaaacggttccggttaatcggttttaaccgtaaccgaaccgaaaaatttttaccggttcggttcggttatcggttagtgtgttcatcactaatcggttaatcggtttaaccggtcggttaaccggctaaaccgattaaccggtttattttatattaaattaattaatttatattttaatattttaatttaaataatacattaatatttcaagtatctataatttttttttgttctaaattatcataagttatgaattggtgcagtggataaaaccttattctttctttcaatggtcaagagttcaaatcctattgcacacattctacaaatttgaatttttttaaataaaaaccgaTTAATTCGGTTAATTAACCGGTTAAATTCGGACAAATTGAGAAATCGTGGATTAATCGATTTTACCGGTTAACCGGTCCAataatcggttcggttatcggttagggAAATGGCCCTTAACCGGTGCCAGTTAACCGGTAAATCGGTTCGGTTAAAATCGAACCGACCGGTTTAGCAGCcctactaagcattcaagattgttagaaataaacttataattataacttaataatgttaatttgattagtgattcactcatcactaatgtaagatattacttataattataagaatcttataattataacttaagaatgttaatttgattagtgattcactcatcaatcatcactaatctaatattattactaagcattcaagattgttagtaagaaacttataattataacttaactcatcactcatcactaatctaatattattactaagaattcaagattcttagtaggaatcttataattataacttaagaatgttaattaatttgattagtgattcactcatcaatcatcactaatctaatattattactaagcattcaatattcttagtaagaaacttataattataacttaagaatgtttatttgattagtgattcactcatcaatcatcactaatctatgATAATATTCATAGTAAGTATTCAAGATTGTCACtagtttgataaaaaaaaattaattaataaatatttttccgacataaaaaaaggacggaaacgagcccaatccgtaattaacaacattttttggatatcatctcgacatattctaaggttatgaatatatatgatattgtatattgaagtagactttaaatgaattaataggtactagatatatcaataatacgagtgttctgtactggtgaccattcgaaaagaacttctaggttaatcgtgcttgacttagagcacaactaagatgggtgaccgactgggaagtttgtctaaattatgcaatactgtataaatacgaaaataaattgtggatatacaataaaataaataaataaaataaataaaaaattaaaaaatattagtgaTGGCATTTTGCCGTTGGTAATACATCGGCCAAGTCCGGCGAGTGCACCATcaccgtccggtggaaattaccgacggtggtggcgccgccgctaattagcgacggTATTTGTCGTCGGTAATTTTTcggcaactctccgccgttcaacggcgaaAATGCCGGCTgcggccgatcgccgtcggtaatggcgttaccgATGAGCAAATCACCGACGACgatttgccgccggtaacgccgccggtaaCTACATTACCGGCCGTCGTGCCGTCAATACCGACGGTTGGAGTTGGGCTTCACTCATTTGGGCCAATTTTAATTCAAACCCTAAATCCAGTTGGGCCTCAATAAACCCTATTaccctaaattaattaatttaaaaaaaaccgattaatcggtttaaccggttaaccgaccggttaaaccgattaaccggtttactGGGAAAGtgctaaccgataaccgaaccgaattgggaaaaaccggttatcggttaaccgataaccgatttTTCCGATTCGGTTACGGTTTTAACCGAAAAACCGACACCGGTTTACCACCCCTAGTGTAGAGTGATGTGTTATTTTGTCACATGTACACTTTTTTCGGTGAAATAACATATCATCCTCTAACGCGTTATATCACGATCCAATAGTCAAAGATGAGCTTCAATGATAAAATTGATTTAAAGATTAGAATATTTGGGTATATTTaatattctttaaaaaaaatgtaatagaAAACTgataaaataagtaaatattgcgataatttcataattaacttattttcaaataacattaaaataatttattaaattatgatatacttatatttgttcaaaatACAATTAAAACTAATTTACTATATCTTCTTATCCCAGACTCGTATATTGATACCCACTTATTACAAAGATCAACTAATTAAACCTATTTATAATCTATATGTATTCGTCCCAATCCCAATTAGTAAATAATTTTCCTATCCTTTCAAAATGTATTAAAATCTAGATAATGAAATATAGGTTGTAACAATTAtgatatactccattcgtcccaattTAACACGTCACGTTTCCTTTATTGTACGTTCTAATTCAATAGGTCACTTTCTAATGAAAAATCAATACACAACAAACAGCCTCACTCAGCTCGGTACTTACATCAAAAGCTATTAGGGCCCGCAAATAGTTATTTCtattttcactttaaaaaaatatatcttcATTCGCTCTCCTACTTTTGTGACAAATATACACTAAACAAATAATTTTCTATCTAATATTTTACTATGAATGATTTATTTCTTAACATCCATGTCCAAGCTCTGTGGCTATAGCCTATTAAACTAGGATGTAGTAAGTAGTAaatagtactccatccgtcccattattcatggcacATTGTTTTTTATCACGGGTATTTAGGACATTAAAATTAGGAAGACAATGTGTGTGGTGCATTTTTTAATGGTAATTAAATTCTTATTAGTGTAGTCAAATAAAGTCTTAAACCCAACAACATCTCTCATATTCCTGATCGTCGTGCGACAAAAAGCGTGTCTTGTTTCTTTCTGTGTACCAACTCTTTCCAATCCGGCAGAGCTCAACGTCTTCATTGCGGTCGTAAGCGGAGCTCAACATCTTCAACTCAACTATCCTGGCCTCCTGAATCAAATTCACACGCAAAGCTCAACCAGAGTTTACATGAAAAGCTTACATAATAAAATTCACGAAATTGAAAAGATTGAATAAGCATTCCAAAATCAAATTACACAAAAATCTTTTCCCTCAATTACCAAGCAATAAAGTCCAACGAGATGATGCCGTCTCACTCAGCGTTTTCGTCGCGATCATCTTCCTCGGGAGAAAAATAAGGTGGCGAAGAAGAGGAGAAAAGGGGATGAAAGACGCGAAGAAGAGGGCTGacaatgaaattaaaaattattagaGAAAGAAGAGTATCTATGAGAATTAGGGGTTGTGAAGGATTGATTAAGaactttaattatattttaattatggcccaaaaaggaaacatgtTATGCTACATGAGACAATCTGAATATAATTTAGAagtatttgaatttgaaaaaaaaaatacaaatgaaGGAGATAAGAGATATATTTGATTAGTGAGATTTTAGAGTGCCATATATGGAGAGGTAGGAGATATACCATTGAATTATGTTTTTCTACTATACTCATCCGACTCCATTAATATGGCTTAAAAGCCATTTTGAGATGTTCCATTGTAATTGCCCAatcaaaaaatagaaataaaatttgtGCCCTAACTACTACTACAATACATTGAGCTAATGAGACCATCTACCTTATTCATAAATCACGCTATTCTTAATATGCATGCCAAAAAATAATGAGTACAACGAaagtataaaatttaaatattgcaTTGTAATTACTCAATCTGTCCCAgttattttgagatatttttttttttcagcacagaaattaaaaaagtagtgttttgtgtgtaggtgaaaaagtaaacATAAATACTCTTGTGCAACTGGTCCATAATGACACTGCATCATTCggaaaatgacacttgaacattttcgaatgacactacttcaacatacaaatgacacttgacttcaagtgtcatttgtatgttgaagtagtgtcattaagaaaccagttgcacggtaCAATCGGTTGCATGGAAGAGTGCCTCAAAAgtaaaaaggtgaataaaaggtaaaacttttgccaaataaaaaaatacctgagatgcccaaaaaagaaagtgtcTCAAAATAAGTGGGACGGATGTAGTATATACTTTTAACATATAAAAGAGAGTTGATGGAATTTAAGAATTGaggaattttaaaataatgagCTTTATACAAGCTTTTATATTTGGAAATAAGAAGAAGCCAGacatgaaaaatagaaaatagtcATTTACTTACAAGAAGATGGTCCTCCATTAACACGTGTTACATGCTTTGAATCCTTAATATATTTGAAAGCTCGTAAAATCAGACGATAAAACTATAAATGACAtaaaatatgattaatattGAAGTGAAATGGGCAAATTTAAGGAGGTGGGAGAGTACATTTTAGTCAAATTTAGGGGGCCAATGCCAAACGATCCCACttaaaagtaataaattaagtaaatgaaataaattgaGGAGATTAGGCATTAGTCatgcaagaaaaataaaaataagagttGAAGTATAGTGTCATAAATCGGTAATGGAAAAAAAGAAACGTCTTGGCTTTTCCCATTGCCTTAGAGTCTAAAATCTGAAAGTTCTTAGCCTTTCCCTTTCTTCTTTTCAATAAAAAACTCTCTGTCCACATTCATTTCCTCCCACTCTTCAATTTCACCAAAAACTCCACCATTTCTCTACCTGCAATCAATGGTCAGTAATCTATCCAACTCTCTGCATCAATTAATAACAATACTGTGTCCATCAATTTCCGAATGCAACAGTAGTAGTATTCATGCATTTAGATTCAttgattgtgtgtgtgtgttttcctGATCATTCGATTTTTTCTTCTTTGAGATGAATAGATTGGTTACTGATTCTCCTATCATGATTTCAGGGCGGTGTATACGGCGGCGGAGAAGACGACGACAGCAGCAGCAAGTGGCCGCCGTGGCTGCGGCCGCTGCTGCAGAGCAGCTTCTTCGGCCAATGCAAGGTGCACGCGGCGGCGGCGCACAAGAGCGAGTGCAACATGTTCTGCTTGGATTGCGTCGACGGACCGCTCTGCTCACTTTGCCTCAACTTTCACAAGGATCACCGCCCTATCCAGGTCAGAATAATACCGAATTTTCGTCTCCGATCGTTGAAGTTTTTGCTGTATTTTACGAGATGGGGTTTATATGCAGATACGGAGATCGTCGTACCACGACGTGATTAGAGTTGGGGAGATTCAAAAGTATTTGGATATAACCGGAGTTCAGACCTACATTATCAACAGCGCCAAAATTGTGTTTCTGAATCAACGCCGCCGCCCTCAGCCGCGCCCCGGCAAAGGCGCCGCCACCAATACCTGCTGCGTCTGCGATCGCAGCCTCCTCGATTCCTTCACCTTCTGCTCCATTGGTTGCAAGGTCTAAATTAATTCATCAATTCGAAATTCAGTCTCACGTATAAATTGTTGACTTAAATTTGGTCGGATTGATTTATTATGTTAGGGCAATTCAAATCCCTTCTATTTCACACTGATTTTATCTCTGCAATGACGGCAGATAGTCGGAACATCGAAGAATTTCGATAAGGAGAAGATAAGGATGGATGATGGTGGTGCCTCGGACTCGGACGAGTCGTCCGAGTCCATGAACGCCGCCAGCATCCATAAACAAGTCGTTAGAAGCAAGGTGCAGGGCTTCACCCCGTCGACGCCGCCTCAGACCGCCGCGGCGAAGCGGCGGAAAGGCGTTCCTCGCCGAGCTCCCACCGGCGGCCTTCTACTAGGATATTGAATATTTGGAGGTGATGATGATGGTGTTGTGGTTCCAGGCATACTGAGCTGTAGCAATGGAAGCCGATGCTGGAATTCCCAAACCAAGATAGTGCAGTGTGTTGTTACAtagtaaaaagtaaaaattaaaattaaaaaaagttagCATAAATGTGTTGTGTAACATAGTAGTAGTAAGTAGAAAATGAATAAGGGCCTTGAGAGAGGCAAAACATCACTATTAATCCTCACTTGTGATTAAATAATCACGTTTACCGAAATATGTGTATCAGATTATGTAATTAATATGTACTTGTAAGTTGTAATATTATAGTTCTGACAAGAATTACTCAATGCAGTAAAGGATCTCAACTTCATAGACATGGAAATATTATATTGTGTGTACTATTTTTTGCTTTCACAAATTAGAAACGGAATTACTTCGTATGAACTTGGATTTACAGAGGGAAGAATACTGCTAAATTATAATAATAGTGGTTTTTGTTGTGGAGCTTGGAAAATTCCTAGTGGAGAATCGAGTCAAGAATTTGGAAATTTGAGTTGAGGATTCTTGTTTCGTATGGTTGAAAAATTCTTATTGAGGGTGCttcaaattctttttttttattattattagtattattttttttgggtcaAGAAAACAAATCAGCAACTTTTGACAAGAATAAAGGGGCAGCCACCAAAACAAGAATTAATATTCATCAGTGGCGTTGCCATTGTTGCTTCCACTTAACtgaaattatatatgtattttgtgtgtgtgtgtgtcaatGGGGCACTAATGTTGTTGCATCATTAACATGTATTTTATAACAAAAGATGCCCATTTATTTCAATACTATATTCTTCAAGCGCCAACCTCACTACCCATGACTCCAtcctttttttttacatttatttacttattataatattaatattcataTTATTCCCATTTATCTGCTCCCGAGACAAGGTGAACCTGAAAAATAAATGTATGAAAAATAACTTTATTTGAGTTTCGATTCATAAAGGCACCTATAAAGCGAGGGCCGGTATGCCCAACTTCCAAACGaaacattttaataattaaGCGAATAAGGAGATCAATCAATCAAATCAGGTAGTAGCAATATTTATCTCTCTTTTAACATATACGATCAAAGAGAAAGTAGCATCATTTATTTAAGAATCCGAACTAATTATACATAGTTCGATTGAGATAAAGACATTATCATTAAATTCCATTATTACTCGAGTTACGTGTCGTCATCTCAACGTCTCaaactaaattatatgatactaattatatttatattacaatAAGAATTTCTTCAATATATTTATATCGATTTGAACAAGACGAAAACAACTAATTCTTTATAAAAAAGACATGGCACTCAACGTTGATTCGATGGCATACATTTGTTTCGACCATGATTAAGAGAGGCTGAAATAATTGAGTCGCGCATGTGTTGGTATTAAGTTGATAGAAAACGAAATTTATATTGGATTAGACCCaatgaaaatatattcaagCTAAATGGGCCAGGCCGAAGCAATCATGACTCAACTTTTAAATTAGATTCTTTCATTGTAATTTTGTAAATGATAGTCTAGTGTCATACAAATTACTACTACTAGTATTTTTTAGtgtaatattatttaataatcaTGTCTAATTTTAATTCATACTATTGAGCAAATGATCGGTGCTTCTAAATTTGTGGACAATTAATAGATTTGATAAATTCTACACAACGAGAATATATGTCACCAGCGAGATAATATCTTATAGTCTCCTCGTCCTCAAAAAATTTGCCCCAATTtccttattttctatttttatacaTGACTTCACCATCAACTTTGCAATTACTATTGTTTAAACACTATTTTTATACATAACCCTACCATCAAATAACTgtttatcaatttttattaaaatttgtgtcgttCCACTTGAGGCAAACTTTTCAAGGACAAATGGAGTATTATATTCGTGGCCATTAACGATATAACTCACATTTGATACTCGATCTCTCaaaatatcattaaaaataagagATTGTTTAAGTACATTGATATCATTTCTTAAACCCGGAGTTCCAAAAAAATGAATGTCAAATTTTTAAGTCTTGAGAATCAACTGCTTCGAAAATTATTCTTGGTTTACTGCTTCTTACAGCATATTACTGTTGGGGATGGATCCAACAATCACGGAGTAGGACGTCGAGTACGTTCCGATcggcgggcactagcaacctgaaatcACAAACCATTCTAAGAACACCGATGGAGGTGTTGATGGAAGAGCCTTTAACGCTCAAGTcaatcaatgaaataattgAATACTAATTGTTGAAGTAGAGATTACAATGGACCAGATCTGGACCAAATTCTACTTAGTCCAGATTCAAATTCAGATTTTCGTAGTTAGGTCAAGATCCGATCCAGATTTATTGGATGCAAAAAAAATGAGACCAAAGTCTAGATATAGATAATCTcgagtccagacccagattcaTATTTTTCTCTATATAGAAATaagttttaaattaattaaaaaattaaaataaaatcataattattatttagagTTTCAGCGatcattcaaaaataaataattacaccATAATTCATACAAAATTATTAGAGTTCAAAATAAGCAAGAATACAAAAAATCAAGTACTAAATAACATATTAGTAGTAGACTAATAGTTCAACAATatattgaaataattaatttttacaattgtTCAAATATGTCTTCCATGTTACAGATACTTTCAACATTATCCACATcacaaagaaatgaagaagaaaatataattagaaATACATACTATTTtcaattgtatatatataaaagggatgaaaattaattatcacatcattaaaatcaatttgatCTCCATTTTCATCACAATCTTCAGTAACATATGTGTATTCTATTTTAcctagataataataataataataataataataataataataataataataataataataatactccctccatccgcgatatcgtttccacttccactTATAGTTGTAGGGCCCACATAACACTTTATTCTCTTAACCTTATATTTTAATCAAAAAGTGTCTTTATTGTGGGGCTCAAACTCCACCCACAATATCCATTATTATCTACTACTCTCTTGTCCTAGCCAAGATGATACATTTCTTTTcagcacgagatttaaggaattgtagattactgttttaagtgtgtaatataaaagtgataaagtagaagagataatgtaataaagtgataaagtaggaaagagaattTAATAAGAGAGTgattaattagttgtaattctgtaattaaaatcccttattttttccatatttaaaaatgtagcatctttgttgggacggcccaaaaaggaatatgtagcatcttcgttgggacgaagggagtactatccaccacttttcttaaaacccgtgtcgtccacaatgtggaaacgatattgcggacggagggggtataaataaatattacctctaataaattatatataattggaTCCGTGGGGCGAATCTGCATCTCGAAACTAGTACTACCgatcaaatttcaaaaattttaagAATAATTCAGATTCTCTCCAGATTCATTAGATTTGATTTTGCAAGGTCCGGATCCATAAAAAAGGATCTGGGTCAACACATCTGGATTGGGTTCAAGATATACTATTATCCCTATGTTGAAATACAACTAATTGGAGTTTTTGGAGTTGAGTTAGTCTAATCCAATCCATATTCATTGGTCCTTGTTCTTTTTGAAATACCATCACATTCATGAATGTTATCTTCATCGGTCGGATTTGATCCATCTTTATCGATCCTTGCTCTTTTTGAACTATCCACATTCATAAGTGATATCTTTATCGCCTGGATGTTTGCGTACACTTCCACTATCCAATTTTAGTTCTCCATTGAGATGATGACACATAATTTGTTAACAAATACCCCTGATTTGAAAACTTAGAAACTTTGTGAATATTAGGCTCTCAACACTTGGTTGAATATTCTGCTCTATATAGACCATATGATTTCTTGTACGCACCAATTCACTTGGTGATATTTGCATGAAGTTGTTTATAACGATTTCTCAGTGATTCTGTTGATCTTTATTAACCTAGTTGTGGATTAATCACTTGAGCCTATTgatataaatctaaaatttgtTGCAATAATGCATCACCTTTTTTGTTAGTGCCAACAATTGGATTCTCACTAATTATACACCAGAAGACATTAGTGCTAATTGCCTATGTCTTCTTAATCTATCCAACCTTGTAGATCGACACGTGAAAATGTTTGTGCATGTTTTTCGAACCTTTTAACATGAACATTGACGAATATTTGTAAAGGATTGATTAAATTGGAGCAGGCCCGTACCTGAGGGCATGCTCAACATGCTGCCGCATAGGGCCCCAAATTTTTGGGGGcccaatttatatatatatatatatatatatatatatatatatatatagtatatttatataaataattatttttgtttaacaAATAGTATTCCAAAAATATATGCAGTAATTGaaaagatatttaaaaaaagTGAATCAAAAAGTGAATCTACGATCAACTATGTCGCAAGACGGGTTGAATGGTTtggctatgttatcaattgaaagAAAATTGGTTGATCAGTTAGATTACAAACTTGATAAATACATTTGCCTCTAAAACTGTAATACGTGTTGTATTTAGATAAAGTAAGAAACTTATCTCTATTTTGaactaatttttattgtatgttctatcaatatttcatattatttattttttctaaaattctaatatttttgtcatttttatccTTGCTAGATATACAAGAAATTGTGTTTTGGTTAGATATTGTGAGGACAAATTGCATTCAATACTGCTACTATGGTGAACCATATTAtaaagtatttatttacatagcTTCGTCTTATGAAAGTTCTTTTCTTCATTTAGATCATACCGTTAATGTTAAATTCTTAGTAACTtatcttttcttct
It contains:
- the LOC130993267 gene encoding protein RGF1 INDUCIBLE TRANSCRIPTION FACTOR 1-like; protein product: MGGVYGGGEDDDSSSKWPPWLRPLLQSSFFGQCKVHAAAAHKSECNMFCLDCVDGPLCSLCLNFHKDHRPIQIRRSSYHDVIRVGEIQKYLDITGVQTYIINSAKIVFLNQRRRPQPRPGKGAATNTCCVCDRSLLDSFTFCSIGCKIVGTSKNFDKEKIRMDDGGASDSDESSESMNAASIHKQVVRSKVQGFTPSTPPQTAAAKRRKGVPRRAPTGGLLLGY